A single genomic interval of Candidatus Eisenbacteria bacterium harbors:
- a CDS encoding GNAT family N-acetyltransferase codes for MTLIEQVETAEQIAAVQDLLREYMAWSDTLTTDNRAAPTFAGWEEEFASLPGIYSPPRGRLLLATHEGRPAGTVALKPHDDQVCELKRLYVRPGFRGHDIGRKLVAALIQAARDTGCKRMVLDSHVSMKRAHELYESVGFERVPAPDHFPEALKPLVVFMELDLEKARV; via the coding sequence ATGACCCTCATCGAGCAGGTCGAGACCGCCGAGCAGATCGCCGCCGTCCAGGATCTCCTGCGTGAGTACATGGCGTGGTCGGACACGCTCACCACGGACAATCGCGCAGCGCCCACCTTCGCCGGCTGGGAGGAGGAGTTCGCCTCGCTGCCGGGAATCTACTCGCCTCCCCGGGGTCGCCTGCTGCTCGCCACGCATGAAGGGCGGCCGGCGGGGACCGTGGCCCTCAAGCCGCACGACGACCAGGTCTGCGAGCTCAAGCGCCTCTACGTGCGTCCCGGATTTCGCGGGCACGACATCGGGCGCAAGCTGGTCGCGGCGCTGATCCAGGCCGCGCGCGATACCGGCTGCAAGCGCATGGTGCTCGACAGCCACGTCTCGATGAAGCGGGCCCACGAGCTCTACGAGTCGGTCGGCTTCGAGCGCGTGCCCGCGCCGGACCACTTCCCCGAAGCGCTGAAGCCGCTCGTGGTGTTCATGGAGCTCGATCTCGAGAAGGCGCGGGTCTGA